The Ananas comosus cultivar F153 linkage group 4, ASM154086v1, whole genome shotgun sequence region CCCATAAAACAGAGCATGCATATATATCATCCtcgtttaaattcaaattttgatggcAAATTTGATTCAATTCCAGGGGCCAAATGGATCCACATTGCGCGGCCCTTGCGACAGCCCCGCGGTACGAATAGatcattctcttttttttttagtttttttacaGAGATTAAGTACAAAATAATGTTGTGTTCTGATTAATGAATTTTTGATTATGTGATCAGTTGATTAGGTTTTTTATGAGCTGCAACATAGTAGTGAGGGATTTAAGGATTGAAAACAGTCCACAATTTCATGTGAAATTCGACGGATGCGAGGGGGTGCACATAGAGGGGGTTTCCATAAACTCCCCTGCTTTGAGCCCTAACACTGATGGGATCCACATTGAGAATACTAAGTCCGTCGCCATCTATAATTCCATGATAAGTAACGGTACGTATGCATGTGAGatgctactaatttttttcaataatattttcGGGTTAATTATCATTTAAGTCCTTAAAGTCTGAcatgttttaatttttcatcctttggtttttttttttttaaatatttttactaatttagtGTCAGGATTTTGGACTCTGCTTTCAATTTTCATCTTGAAAATTTCACTTATAACAATTTAGTCTGTAAACTTCAATCCcaatctaaacttttttttttcccctcaaaaCTTGCTTTATGTTCgagagaaaatttgaaaaactgaAGCTacaggaggaaaagaaaatcaatttcaaattttgaagagcccaaattttttaaaaaactttttattgTTGGTTTGAAAATTTAAACTGTCGTAAAaacaaagttttaatatttttttaaattgcgCAGGCGATGACTGCATTTCGATTGGGCCGGGCTGCGCTGATGTTGATATTGCGAACGTGACTTGTGGGCCCAGTCATGGTATAAGGTACTCCTAAatgataatattaattataatttttttaatttatttttgatcatatatttTGAATCTGGTATTATATTTCCAAGcacatgttaaatataaaaaatataaaaatattattcctaacgggttaagtttttttttaaaaaaaataattatttcgtattatttaacataatatcaaaacagaaaattctgaataaagtgttaaatatagaaacatcttttttttaataggttatttcatatattttatatgccCCTCTAAAGTTGAAAATTATGTGTATGtatttttatgcatttatatatatttgtcacAATCAATCATtagatgagttttttttttttaattttttgttggaaataataattcttccaacaattggtattagagaaAATTACGCTTTCCAACATTTATTTTTTCGATGTTGCAGCATCGGAAGCTTGGGCGTGCACAATTCTCAGGCATGCGTCTCCAATGTATCGGTCCGGAACGCGGTGATCCGGCACTCGGACAACGGCGTCCGGATCAAGACGTGGCAGGGCGGGATGGGCGCCGTGTCGGGCATCAGCTTCGCGGGCATCTACATGGAGAATGTGCGCAACTGCATCATCATCGACCAGTACTACTGCCTCGACAAGCGGTGCACCAACCAGACGTCTGCCGTGTACGTGTCGGACGTCTCGTACGTGGGCATCAAGGGCACGTACGACGTCCGGAGCCCGCCGGTGCACTTCGCGTGCAGCGACACCGTCCCATGCACCAACATCACGATGGCCGACGTCGAGCTCCTCCCCTTTGAAGGGGAATTGGTGGATGATCCCTTCTGCTGGAACACGTATGGTGCGCTCCAAACCCTAACCATTCCACCCATATCTTGTTTGCAGGATGGGGTCCCCCAGGATCTGCAAGAGAACTCAAACTTTGGTTGCTGAGTTTTACATTTCGCGTGTCACATTTTGTAAAGTAGATACATAGGATAGTGTAAGCTAGTAGAATAATGAATTAGCTAATATAAGATTTATAAGATTTTTGGGGGATTGTGTATGTTGCTTGTGCTCCCTCCCTTTTAGCTTAGTAGTGTTTGTTAACTGCTACTTGCCCCACCCCCGCCCCCCCCCAAAGATTGTAGAAGCtcatgagaataaaaaaattatatttaaaattttgagaattttttttgttttttggtttatAATTTCTTAACGGTAAGGAGTAAGGACAACATTGATATTAATGGGCTTCGCCTAATGCATGGGCCTCTGCATTGTGAATGTTCAAGCCCGTTTTTATTTTCCCGCGCGTTAAGCCCGAAAATAAAGTGGGCTTGCTCGCTCTTCTGGATTGTCTTGGGCCCAAAATGGAAATTTTGGACTAGTATAT contains the following coding sequences:
- the LOC109708624 gene encoding polygalacturonase At1g48100-like; the protein is MHSFRAFFLFWTLVALLLLASQGSNARTHFHKKQNKIRHRDNGGPAFESPVPSSPATNPPPNDTSTYEANSSSDGCIYDVRSFGAVGDGSTDDTEAFRSAWKEVCSVESATLLVPSDGVFMITSTIFSGPCQPGIVFQVDGVLMPPDGPDCWPESDSKRQWLVFYNLDGVTFQGEGTIEGNGEEWWNLPCKPHRGPNGSTLRGPCDSPALIRFFMSCNIVVRDLRIENSPQFHVKFDGCEGVHIEGVSINSPALSPNTDGIHIENTKSVAIYNSMISNGDDCISIGPGCADVDIANVTCGPSHGISIGSLGVHNSQACVSNVSVRNAVIRHSDNGVRIKTWQGGMGAVSGISFAGIYMENVRNCIIIDQYYCLDKRCTNQTSAVYVSDVSYVGIKGTYDVRSPPVHFACSDTVPCTNITMADVELLPFEGELVDDPFCWNTYGALQTLTIPPISCLQDGVPQDLQENSNFGC